In [Leptolyngbya] sp. PCC 7376, a genomic segment contains:
- a CDS encoding histidine decarboxylase — protein MSVISDELQDKKKIVLEDFSLVNQSKKLERHEIKSHMDGLKEYFRDQKSHFAGYQVNADFDYSALSDFLEFHINNVGDPFVAGTYGIHSRMMERPIIEFFAKLFHAKEKDYWGYVTSGGTEANMYGLYTGRVFLESESTSSVSPKPIAYFSEETHYSIRKALRMLAIDSEIISSTPKGSIKVSKLMDAILQSDIDANPPLIVVTMGTSFKCAYDDLEEIVKQLRQHHIEKFYIHVDAALSGLFLPFLEVSQENDHDAKLSTNKIPIFDFRLPIGSIAVSGHKFIGTPFPCAIFMTLKGNMRHEWEKIDYVGSLDSTMSGSRNGLAPIFLWYAIATKGFSGLTKYALKMLETADYAVQRITDAGLNVWKNDLGLSVIFDRPPEWIVRKWSLATVGNMSHIFTMGHVTHEMIDELTQDLQQARQTGLRKEQLPSHHVPALTMDATNIPSVNFNCRTDYALEHVNSIDLKKLEPFFEDMPADAYLEGGYRFRRFSHIEVVGDRIHRLPHGYLFQSQDYNPLLGDVVRDYPECDQALIDLPDFQKLIFEFFEFARLCTTSNKIGVHQIRTIARMDHVGHPAPEGRHQDGVDTIGIFCLRRHNIEGAETSLFKSKDSEQPVMTKILNPGELLVVSDRQYFHYTSPTRALSTENGIRDVFVLTCPDLVTTELPKR, from the coding sequence GGATATCAAGTTAACGCTGACTTTGATTATTCTGCTCTGTCTGATTTTTTGGAGTTCCATATTAATAATGTTGGTGACCCATTTGTCGCGGGCACCTATGGCATTCACTCACGGATGATGGAACGCCCTATCATCGAATTCTTTGCCAAACTTTTTCATGCAAAAGAGAAGGATTATTGGGGTTATGTGACTAGTGGTGGCACTGAGGCAAATATGTATGGTCTGTATACAGGCCGTGTTTTTCTAGAGTCAGAATCAACATCGTCTGTATCTCCCAAGCCCATCGCCTATTTTTCTGAGGAGACCCATTATTCGATCCGTAAGGCGCTGCGAATGTTGGCGATTGACTCTGAGATTATCTCGTCTACGCCAAAAGGATCTATCAAGGTATCCAAATTAATGGATGCCATTCTGCAAAGTGATATCGATGCGAATCCTCCTCTGATTGTGGTGACCATGGGGACATCCTTTAAATGTGCCTACGATGATTTGGAGGAGATTGTTAAACAATTGCGTCAACACCATATCGAGAAGTTTTACATTCATGTTGATGCGGCATTGAGTGGACTATTTCTACCTTTTCTTGAGGTGAGTCAGGAAAATGATCATGATGCTAAGCTCTCCACAAACAAGATTCCTATTTTCGATTTTCGTCTCCCCATCGGCAGTATCGCGGTCTCCGGACATAAGTTTATTGGGACGCCTTTTCCTTGCGCCATTTTTATGACGCTGAAAGGCAACATGAGGCATGAGTGGGAAAAAATTGACTACGTGGGTAGTCTTGATTCCACGATGTCAGGGTCACGTAATGGGTTGGCTCCCATCTTCCTTTGGTATGCGATCGCCACAAAAGGATTTAGTGGATTGACTAAATATGCGTTAAAAATGCTCGAAACCGCAGACTATGCCGTTCAGCGGATTACCGATGCAGGCTTGAATGTTTGGAAAAATGATCTTGGTTTATCCGTGATCTTTGATCGTCCGCCGGAGTGGATTGTTCGCAAATGGTCTTTGGCAACGGTCGGAAATATGTCCCACATCTTCACGATGGGTCATGTCACTCATGAAATGATCGATGAACTTACCCAAGATTTACAGCAAGCAAGGCAAACTGGGCTGCGGAAAGAACAGCTGCCGAGTCATCATGTTCCCGCATTGACGATGGATGCGACGAATATTCCAAGTGTTAATTTCAATTGTCGAACTGACTACGCTTTGGAGCATGTTAATTCGATTGACCTGAAAAAACTTGAGCCGTTTTTCGAGGATATGCCTGCTGATGCTTATCTCGAAGGTGGTTATCGATTCAGACGTTTTTCGCATATAGAAGTGGTTGGCGATCGCATTCATCGATTACCCCATGGCTATTTATTCCAGAGTCAAGATTACAATCCCTTGCTAGGTGACGTGGTGAGAGATTATCCCGAATGTGACCAAGCATTGATTGATCTGCCTGATTTCCAGAAGTTGATATTTGAATTCTTTGAATTTGCGCGACTATGCACAACCTCCAATAAGATTGGTGTTCATCAAATTCGCACAATCGCCAGGATGGATCATGTTGGTCATCCTGCCCCAGAAGGTCGCCATCAAGATGGTGTGGATACGATCGGTATCTTTTGTTTGCGTCGCCACAACATTGAAGGAGCTGAAACCTCGCTATTTAAATCGAAGGATAGTGAGCAACCTGTGATGACAAAAATCCTCAATCCTGGGGAATTACTCGTGGTCAGTGATCGCCAATATTTCCATTACACATCTCCCACCCGTGCACTCTCGACTGAGAACGGTATTCGGGATGTATTTGTCCTCACTTGTCCTGACTTAGTCACGACAGAATTACCGAAACGATGA